One window from the genome of Amycolatopsis sp. NBC_01480 encodes:
- a CDS encoding alkaline phosphatase family protein, with protein MSRIRTCSVLAAAGLFATAVPATAAQPEQRHVLLVSVDGLHQSDLAWYTAAHPQSALAALTGHGTSYTHASTPVPSDSFPGMVAQVTGGNPATTGVYYDATYNHALLPAGTKNCAGAQPGVLVDYTEDLDRNKDSVDAGQGLPNLPDGVLKMTGNPGTLIDPAKLPVDPKTCKPVYPHQYLRVNTVFEVARQAGLRTAWSDKHPAYEMLSGPSGTGVQDLFTPEINSVVGSGDWTTDNAATQRYDGYKAQAVLNEIDGYDHSRTTQTGTPAVFGLNFQSVSTAQKLPVSDGLAGGYLPGGVPGPLLRSALDFVDRQVGAFTAELKRRHLDRSTTVVLSAKHGQSPIDPAALTRIDDGALLDGLNAAWRAAHPGTPDLVAQSTDDDAMLLWLSDRSPTATSFAKNYLLAQSGNGNGITGAAKPFVHSGLATVHAGADAARYFGVRPGDARVPDLVGVVVPGVVFTGGKSKIAEHGGASADDRAVPLVVSGTGRGAVVSSAVETTQIAPTILRLLNLDPRSLAAVRAEGTRVLPGLGRQ; from the coding sequence GTGTCGAGAATTCGCACATGCTCGGTTCTTGCCGCGGCCGGGCTGTTCGCCACCGCGGTGCCGGCGACGGCGGCCCAGCCTGAGCAGCGGCACGTGCTGCTCGTCTCGGTCGACGGGCTGCACCAGTCGGACCTCGCCTGGTACACCGCGGCGCACCCGCAGTCGGCGCTGGCGGCGCTGACCGGGCACGGCACGTCGTACACGCACGCGAGCACGCCGGTGCCGTCGGACTCGTTCCCCGGCATGGTCGCCCAGGTCACCGGCGGCAACCCGGCCACGACCGGCGTCTACTACGACGCCACCTACAACCACGCGCTGCTTCCCGCGGGCACGAAGAACTGTGCGGGCGCGCAGCCCGGCGTCCTCGTCGACTACACCGAGGACCTGGACCGGAACAAGGATTCCGTCGACGCCGGGCAGGGCTTGCCGAACCTGCCCGACGGCGTGCTGAAGATGACCGGGAACCCGGGCACGCTGATCGATCCCGCGAAGCTGCCGGTCGACCCGAAGACCTGCAAACCCGTTTACCCGCACCAGTATCTGCGGGTCAACACCGTGTTCGAGGTCGCGCGCCAGGCCGGGCTGCGGACCGCGTGGTCCGACAAGCACCCCGCGTACGAAATGCTCAGCGGCCCGTCCGGGACCGGCGTTCAGGACCTGTTCACGCCGGAGATCAACAGCGTGGTGGGCAGCGGCGACTGGACCACGGACAACGCCGCGACCCAGCGCTACGACGGGTACAAGGCCCAGGCGGTGCTCAACGAGATCGACGGCTACGACCACAGCCGCACCACGCAGACCGGCACCCCGGCGGTGTTCGGGCTGAACTTCCAGTCGGTGTCCACCGCCCAGAAGCTCCCGGTGTCCGACGGGCTGGCCGGCGGCTACCTGCCCGGCGGCGTGCCGGGACCGCTGCTGCGCTCGGCGCTCGACTTCGTCGACCGTCAGGTCGGGGCGTTCACCGCCGAGCTGAAGCGCCGTCACCTCGACCGGAGCACCACCGTGGTGCTCTCGGCCAAGCACGGCCAGTCGCCGATCGACCCGGCCGCGCTCACCCGGATCGACGACGGCGCCCTCCTCGACGGGCTGAACGCCGCCTGGCGCGCCGCGCACCCGGGCACGCCGGACCTGGTGGCACAGTCCACTGACGACGACGCCATGCTGCTGTGGCTCTCGGACCGCTCGCCCACGGCGACGTCCTTCGCCAAGAACTACCTGCTCGCCCAGTCGGGCAACGGGAACGGCATCACCGGCGCGGCCAAGCCGTTCGTCCACTCCGGACTGGCGACCGTCCACGCGGGAGCCGACGCGGCCCGCTACTTCGGTGTCCGCCCCGGCGACGCCCGGGTCCCGGACCTGGTCGGCGTGGTCGTGCCCGGGGTCGTGTTCACCGGGGGCAAGTCGAAGATCGCCGAGCACGGCGGGGCGTCCGCGGACGACCGGGCCGTGCCGCTGGTGGTGAGCGGCACCGGCCGCGGCGCCGTGGTGAGCAGCGCGGTCGAAACCACGCAGATCGCCCCGACGATCCTGCGGCTGCTGAACCTCGACCCGCGCTCGCTCGCCGCGGTGCGCGCCGAGGGCACGCGGGTGCTGCCCGGGCTCGGACGGCAGTGA
- a CDS encoding COG4705 family protein, producing MTSAELRAGGPVAGRAAASKVPEVTALFWVVKVLTTGMGETTSDFLAHLMDPVIAVALAGLAFAAALAAQFRARAYIPWVYWTAVVLVSVFGTMAADFLHVGLGVPYAVSTVFFAVVLAAVFLVWHRIEKTLSIHSITTPRRELFYWLAVVTTFALGTAVGDLTATTLHLGYLGSGLMFAVAIAIPPLARRFAGLDAIATFWAAYVLTRPLGASFADWLGVPPVRGGLDLGTGLVSLVLLLVIAALVGCLTATRRTTVHSEVPQ from the coding sequence ATGACTTCAGCAGAACTGCGGGCCGGCGGCCCCGTGGCCGGCCGCGCCGCCGCCAGCAAGGTCCCGGAGGTCACGGCGCTCTTCTGGGTCGTCAAGGTGCTGACCACCGGCATGGGCGAGACGACGAGCGATTTCCTCGCGCACCTGATGGACCCGGTGATCGCCGTGGCGCTGGCCGGGCTGGCGTTCGCCGCCGCGCTCGCCGCGCAGTTCCGCGCCCGCGCCTACATCCCGTGGGTCTACTGGACGGCCGTGGTGCTGGTGAGCGTGTTCGGGACCATGGCCGCCGACTTCCTGCACGTCGGGCTCGGCGTGCCGTACGCGGTGTCGACGGTCTTCTTCGCGGTCGTTCTCGCTGCTGTTTTCCTTGTGTGGCACCGGATCGAGAAGACGCTGTCGATCCACAGCATCACCACGCCGCGCCGGGAGCTGTTCTACTGGCTCGCCGTCGTCACCACGTTCGCGCTCGGCACCGCTGTGGGCGACCTGACCGCGACGACCCTGCACCTCGGCTACCTGGGCTCGGGGCTGATGTTCGCGGTGGCCATCGCGATCCCGCCGCTGGCCCGCCGGTTCGCCGGGCTCGACGCCATCGCGACATTCTGGGCCGCCTACGTCCTCACCCGGCCGCTGGGCGCCTCGTTCGCCGACTGGCTCGGCGTGCCGCCCGTGCGCGGCGGGCTGGACCTCGGCACCGGCCTGGTCAGCCTGGTCCTGCTGCTGGTCATCGCCGCTCTCGTCGGCTGCCTGACCGCCACGCGGCGCACGACAGTCCACAGTGAAGTTCCCCAGTGA
- a CDS encoding HAMP domain-containing sensor histidine kinase, with protein sequence MRPRIRALTLRARLTVLVVSAVAVAVVAVSLTSWLVTRANLYRQFDAQLQAYAQVAAKSATPAEALTALRTTDHDGGDTGHGLGLTVQFLNAAGKPTAVGGEASAIPVGPEAHQVAAGAVTVGSEEDKIGSDRYRVWIAARPGGGAVQVARDSEGVERTLAELGLWEFGVGFSVVLAAALIGRAVARTALRPVETLTAAAGEVARTQALSAEITVTGRGELALLAESFNAMLTALATSRDDQRRLVEDAGHELRTPLASLRNNIELLIHVQSSSGLPADDHTRLLADLDAQSAELTDLVGELVELATGDRSPETVEPVELGDVVRAAVERARPRAPGVRFELSAAEAVVRGRPAALERAVLNILGNAAKWSPPGGVVTVTLAAEDGVARLVVADEGPGIAEADLPHVFERFYRAASARALPGSGLGLAIVEQVVLQHDGRVTAANGEPAGARFEVTLPRDGVS encoded by the coding sequence GTGAGACCACGGATCCGGGCCCTGACGCTGCGGGCCCGGCTGACCGTGCTGGTGGTCTCCGCGGTGGCCGTCGCCGTGGTCGCGGTCTCGCTCACGTCGTGGCTGGTGACGCGCGCGAACCTGTACCGGCAGTTCGACGCGCAGCTGCAGGCGTACGCGCAGGTGGCGGCCAAGTCCGCGACACCGGCCGAAGCGCTGACGGCCCTGCGAACGACCGACCACGACGGCGGGGACACCGGGCACGGCCTCGGCCTCACCGTCCAGTTCCTCAACGCCGCCGGCAAGCCCACCGCCGTCGGGGGAGAGGCGTCCGCCATCCCGGTCGGCCCCGAAGCGCACCAGGTCGCCGCCGGTGCCGTCACGGTCGGGTCGGAGGAGGACAAGATCGGCTCGGACCGTTACCGCGTCTGGATCGCGGCGCGGCCGGGCGGCGGCGCGGTGCAGGTCGCCCGTGACTCCGAGGGGGTCGAGCGCACGCTGGCCGAGCTGGGACTCTGGGAGTTCGGGGTCGGCTTCAGCGTAGTGCTCGCCGCGGCGCTGATCGGGCGCGCGGTGGCGAGAACGGCGTTGCGGCCGGTGGAAACGCTGACCGCGGCGGCCGGGGAGGTGGCCCGGACCCAGGCCCTGTCGGCCGAGATCACCGTCACGGGACGGGGCGAGCTCGCGCTGCTGGCCGAGTCGTTCAACGCGATGCTGACCGCGCTCGCGACCTCCCGCGACGACCAGCGCCGCCTGGTCGAGGACGCCGGGCACGAGCTGCGCACGCCGCTGGCCAGCCTGCGCAACAACATCGAGCTGCTGATCCACGTGCAGAGCAGCTCCGGCCTGCCCGCCGACGACCACACCCGGCTGCTGGCCGACCTCGACGCGCAGTCCGCGGAGCTGACCGACCTGGTCGGCGAGCTGGTGGAGCTGGCGACGGGGGACCGCTCGCCCGAGACCGTCGAACCGGTGGAGCTGGGCGACGTCGTGCGGGCCGCGGTGGAACGGGCCCGGCCGCGTGCGCCGGGTGTCCGGTTCGAGCTGTCGGCGGCCGAAGCCGTGGTGCGCGGCCGTCCCGCGGCGCTGGAACGGGCGGTCCTCAACATCCTCGGCAACGCGGCGAAGTGGAGCCCGCCGGGCGGCGTGGTGACCGTGACGCTGGCGGCGGAGGACGGGGTGGCCCGGCTCGTGGTGGCGGACGAAGGCCCGGGCATCGCCGAGGCCGACCTGCCGCACGTGTTCGAGCGGTTCTACCGGGCCGCGTCCGCCCGCGCGCTGCCGGGTTCGGGGTTGGGACTGGCGATCGTCGAGCAGGTGGTGCTCCAGCACGACGGCCGGGTCACCGCCGCGAACGGGGAGCCGGCCGGCGCGCGGTTCGAGGTGACTTTGCCGCGGGACGGGGTTTCTTAA
- a CDS encoding DUF998 domain-containing protein yields the protein MTTTLPRPTRPAPLLWTAIGMWGIAQLLMGGLAVGLAQRVDPWRDPVSDYALQRWGRAPFLIAVALVLAGGIALAVAARLAGLPRSRGVIVLFGLWGAGLLVVVLFRENPSTTVVTLHGEIHRFGGAVLFGCFPFAGRSLARSLSADPRWSAHAGRLRWCAALALYTAASFGLAQFVPALPEGLLERLALTAELGMLVTTALAVRTATR from the coding sequence GTGACCACGACCTTGCCGCGGCCCACGCGGCCCGCGCCGCTCCTGTGGACGGCGATCGGGATGTGGGGCATCGCGCAGCTGCTGATGGGCGGGCTGGCGGTGGGGCTCGCGCAGCGGGTGGACCCGTGGCGGGACCCGGTCAGCGACTACGCGCTGCAACGCTGGGGCCGCGCGCCGTTCCTCATCGCGGTGGCGCTGGTGCTCGCCGGCGGGATCGCGCTGGCGGTGGCCGCGCGCCTGGCCGGGCTGCCGCGCAGCCGCGGAGTGATCGTCCTGTTCGGACTGTGGGGGGCGGGCCTGCTCGTCGTGGTGCTGTTCCGGGAGAACCCGAGCACCACCGTGGTCACCCTGCACGGCGAGATCCACCGCTTCGGGGGCGCGGTGCTGTTCGGCTGCTTCCCCTTCGCCGGCCGCTCGCTGGCCCGGTCCCTGAGCGCGGATCCACGGTGGTCGGCGCACGCCGGGCGGCTCCGCTGGTGCGCGGCGCTGGCGCTGTACACCGCGGCGTCCTTCGGCCTCGCGCAGTTCGTGCCCGCGCTGCCGGAAGGCCTGCTGGAACGGCTGGCGCTGACGGCCGAGCTGGGCATGCTGGTGACCACCGCCCTGGCCGTACGGACGGCGACGCGATGA
- a CDS encoding APC family permease, with product MARKESQLKRRLGVRDAVVIGLGSMIGAGVFAALGPATAAAGSGLPLGLALAAIVAYCNATSSARLAARYPSSGGTYVYGRERLGDFWGYLAGWAFVAGKTASCAAMALTVGFYLWPAYAHAVGAGAVVALTAVNYFGIRKSAWLTRTIVAVVLAVLTAVVVACLTSPAADAARFGFGDGVSVGGVLQAAGLLFFAFAGYARVATLGEEVRDPARTIRRAIPLALGMTLVVYAAVALAVLAVLGPDRLGAAVDPLAEAVRAAGAGRLAPVVRIGAATAALGSLLALILGVSRTTLAMARDRHLPPALAAIHPRFDVPHRAELAVGAVVVVLTATTDVRAAIGFSSFGVLAYYAIANASAWTLTPAEGRPPRVVPAAGLAGCVLLAFALPLASVVAGGAVLALGALLFGLRRFAGLLS from the coding sequence TTGGCACGGAAGGAGTCCCAGCTGAAGCGGCGCCTCGGCGTACGCGACGCGGTGGTGATCGGGCTGGGCTCGATGATCGGCGCGGGCGTTTTCGCGGCACTCGGGCCGGCGACGGCCGCCGCCGGGAGCGGGCTGCCGCTCGGGCTGGCGCTGGCCGCGATCGTGGCCTACTGCAACGCGACCTCGTCGGCCCGCCTGGCCGCGCGTTACCCGTCCTCGGGCGGAACCTACGTCTACGGCCGCGAACGTCTCGGCGATTTCTGGGGATATCTGGCGGGATGGGCCTTCGTCGCCGGCAAGACGGCGTCCTGCGCGGCGATGGCGCTCACCGTCGGCTTCTACCTGTGGCCGGCCTACGCGCATGCGGTCGGGGCCGGCGCGGTGGTCGCGCTGACCGCGGTCAACTACTTCGGGATCCGGAAGTCCGCCTGGCTGACCCGGACGATCGTCGCCGTTGTCCTGGCCGTGCTGACCGCGGTGGTGGTGGCGTGCCTGACCTCGCCGGCGGCCGACGCGGCCCGGTTCGGTTTCGGCGATGGCGTCAGTGTCGGCGGTGTCCTCCAAGCTGCCGGGCTGTTGTTCTTCGCCTTCGCCGGGTATGCCCGCGTCGCCACGCTCGGCGAGGAAGTCCGGGACCCGGCGCGGACGATCCGGCGCGCGATCCCGCTCGCGCTGGGCATGACGCTGGTGGTCTACGCCGCGGTCGCGCTGGCGGTGCTGGCCGTGCTCGGCCCCGATCGCCTGGGCGCGGCCGTCGATCCGCTCGCCGAGGCCGTGCGGGCGGCGGGGGCCGGCCGGCTGGCCCCGGTGGTGCGGATCGGGGCCGCGACCGCAGCGCTGGGCTCCTTGCTGGCGTTGATCCTCGGGGTCTCCCGCACGACCCTGGCGATGGCGCGCGACCGGCATCTGCCCCCGGCCCTGGCCGCGATCCACCCCCGGTTCGACGTGCCGCACCGGGCCGAACTCGCCGTCGGCGCCGTGGTCGTGGTGCTCACCGCGACGACCGATGTCCGTGCTGCCATCGGGTTTTCGTCGTTCGGCGTGCTGGCCTATTACGCGATCGCGAACGCCTCGGCGTGGACCCTCACCCCGGCGGAAGGCCGACCGCCGAGAGTGGTGCCGGCGGCCGGCCTTGCCGGGTGCGTGTTGCTGGCCTTCGCGCTGCCGCTCGCCTCAGTGGTCGCGGGCGGCGCCGTCCTTGCGCTGGGCGCGCTCCTTTTCGGGTTACGCCGTTTCGCCGGACTGCTCAGCTGA
- a CDS encoding response regulator transcription factor, with amino-acid sequence MHVVIVDDEAALRDSLSRTLRFEGYTVSVATDGASGLELIRSDRPDGVILDVTMPVLGGLDSCRLLRAEGNHVPILMLTARTGVGDRVAGLDAGADDYLVKPFALQELLARVRALLRRTEYGSAAEAEGPSSLEFADLTLDPGTREVTRGDRPVRLTRTEFSMLETFLRHPRLVLTRAVMFEQVWGYDFGAASNGLDVYVGSLRRKLEADGEPRLLHTVRGVGYVLREDPL; translated from the coding sequence GTGCACGTCGTGATCGTGGATGACGAGGCCGCGCTGCGGGATTCGCTGTCGCGCACGCTGCGCTTCGAGGGCTACACGGTCTCCGTCGCGACGGACGGCGCCAGCGGGCTGGAGCTGATCCGCTCGGACCGGCCGGACGGGGTGATCCTCGACGTCACCATGCCGGTGCTCGGCGGGCTCGACAGCTGCCGGCTCCTGCGCGCCGAGGGCAACCACGTGCCGATCCTGATGCTCACCGCCCGTACCGGGGTGGGCGACCGGGTGGCCGGGCTCGACGCGGGCGCCGACGACTACCTGGTGAAACCGTTCGCGTTGCAGGAGCTGCTGGCCCGCGTCCGGGCGCTGCTGCGCCGCACCGAGTACGGCTCCGCGGCCGAGGCGGAGGGGCCGTCCTCGCTGGAGTTCGCCGACCTGACCCTGGATCCCGGCACCCGCGAGGTCACCCGCGGGGACCGTCCGGTGCGGCTCACCCGGACCGAGTTTTCGATGCTCGAGACGTTCCTGCGCCACCCGCGGCTGGTGCTGACCCGGGCGGTGATGTTCGAGCAGGTCTGGGGTTACGACTTCGGCGCGGCGTCCAACGGCCTCGACGTGTACGTGGGCTCGTTGCGCCGCAAGCTCGAAGCGGACGGGGAGCCCCGGCTGCTGCACACGGTTCGCGGCGTCGGCTACGTGCTGCGCGAGGATCCGTTGTGA
- a CDS encoding bifunctional YncE family protein/alkaline phosphatase family protein, producing MQVMRHRRAGKARSGGKLGRRVRLTTTGAAILAVVAGTGVASASTQGFGTDQVGQNTDRGLVLSSDQYIAPIGDRLVVNNGKIMASSVSPDGGHLAALTTDGGIALTIVDLKSWKVQQLVGNSATANLRIPGNDVGQEGPSYSPDGKTLWMAQTDGYRRFPVNPDGTVANPSFVPIPADGPKHGLPAQAVFSPDGKTVYAAVNGQNRVVAINAGTGDVQQSWNVGVAPRDLALVGSRLYVGNEGGRLPRPGETTINSYNTQVPADPVTGSTTTGTVSVIDLARPAAAVGSIDVGLHPTALYAKNGTLFVANTNSNNVSVIDTGRNKVIQTIATQPWPEATVGYEPDGITLTPDGHLLVTLGRANALAVYRYSSPKEPVSYVGLLPTDYFPTAVTTVGKNVLISNTRGIDARRPTTAAGHGTHDTTASLQRFTLPDDRTIRADTAKVFQQNGWTPGSVQVSNGKGGKRPVPVPARLGDPSTIKHVFLIVKENRTYDQLFGDIPAGDGAPALAQFGANVTPNQHALTSQFGLYDNTYDIGTNSAEGHNWLMQADNPEYTESSAGEYLRSYDTEDDALGHQSSGFLWSGAQATGNTVRDFGEFNQFETTPAGSNWQSFYCDAKNMAATGEPTALPTVTSSPIPSLNDVTVHSFPKFDTGIPDQYRYQIWKQDFEKNGPANLNMFWLSSDHTGGPPSPAAQVADNDLAVGKMVDTISHSPYWKDSAIFVVEDDSQAGLDHVDGHRAPIQIISPWAQHAAVDNHYYSQITMIRTIEQILGVQPMNQKDSAATPMTGAFTNKADYTPFNAVPNRTSLTGGLPTPPACGADTTAPAPSTVVPAEQKPVAAQWQEWTKSQRLTGPNATADYANPAQMNHFTWYQTHGWTQPYPGENKIFTPDQVPGAAIPSADSE from the coding sequence ATGCAGGTAATGCGCCATCGACGGGCCGGGAAGGCCCGGTCCGGCGGAAAACTCGGCCGCCGGGTCCGCCTGACGACCACCGGCGCCGCCATTCTCGCCGTGGTCGCCGGCACCGGCGTCGCGTCCGCTTCGACCCAGGGGTTCGGGACCGACCAGGTCGGCCAGAACACCGACCGGGGCCTGGTCCTGTCCAGCGACCAGTACATCGCCCCGATCGGCGATCGCCTGGTGGTGAACAACGGCAAGATCATGGCGTCCTCGGTCAGCCCGGACGGCGGCCACCTCGCCGCGCTGACCACCGACGGCGGCATCGCGCTCACCATCGTGGACCTCAAGAGCTGGAAGGTGCAGCAGCTCGTGGGGAACTCCGCGACGGCGAACCTGCGCATCCCCGGGAACGACGTGGGCCAGGAAGGGCCCTCGTACTCGCCCGACGGCAAAACGCTGTGGATGGCCCAGACCGACGGCTACCGCCGGTTCCCGGTGAACCCCGACGGCACCGTCGCGAATCCGTCCTTCGTGCCGATCCCGGCGGACGGGCCCAAGCACGGGCTCCCGGCCCAGGCGGTGTTCTCGCCCGACGGCAAGACCGTGTACGCCGCCGTGAACGGGCAGAACCGCGTGGTCGCGATCAACGCGGGCACCGGGGACGTCCAGCAGAGCTGGAACGTCGGCGTCGCGCCGCGCGACCTGGCGCTGGTCGGCTCGAGGCTCTACGTCGGCAACGAGGGCGGGCGCCTGCCGCGGCCCGGCGAGACCACGATCAACTCGTACAACACCCAGGTGCCGGCCGACCCGGTCACCGGCTCCACCACCACCGGCACGGTCAGCGTGATCGACCTGGCCAGGCCGGCGGCCGCGGTCGGCAGCATCGACGTCGGGCTGCACCCGACCGCGCTGTACGCCAAGAACGGCACGCTGTTCGTCGCGAACACCAACAGCAACAACGTTTCCGTGATCGACACCGGCCGCAACAAGGTGATCCAGACCATCGCCACCCAGCCGTGGCCGGAGGCGACCGTCGGCTACGAGCCGGACGGCATCACCCTCACCCCCGACGGCCACCTGCTGGTGACCCTCGGCCGCGCGAACGCACTGGCCGTGTACCGCTACTCCTCCCCGAAGGAGCCGGTCAGCTACGTCGGCCTGCTGCCGACGGACTACTTCCCGACCGCCGTCACCACGGTCGGGAAAAACGTGCTGATCTCCAACACCCGCGGCATCGACGCCCGCCGCCCGACCACCGCCGCCGGGCACGGCACCCACGACACCACGGCGAGCCTGCAGCGGTTCACCCTGCCGGACGACCGCACCATCCGGGCCGACACGGCCAAGGTGTTCCAGCAGAACGGCTGGACCCCGGGCTCGGTCCAGGTCTCGAACGGCAAGGGCGGCAAGCGGCCGGTGCCGGTGCCCGCGCGGCTCGGCGACCCGTCGACGATCAAGCACGTGTTCCTGATCGTCAAGGAGAACCGGACCTACGACCAGCTCTTCGGCGACATCCCGGCCGGTGACGGCGCCCCGGCGCTCGCGCAGTTCGGCGCGAACGTGACGCCGAACCAGCACGCGCTGACGAGTCAGTTCGGGCTGTACGACAACACCTACGACATCGGCACGAACTCCGCCGAGGGACACAACTGGCTGATGCAGGCCGACAACCCGGAGTACACCGAGTCCTCGGCGGGTGAGTACCTGCGCAGCTACGACACCGAGGACGACGCGCTCGGCCACCAGAGCTCCGGGTTCCTCTGGAGCGGGGCCCAGGCCACCGGGAACACGGTGCGGGACTTCGGCGAGTTCAACCAGTTCGAGACGACCCCGGCCGGGTCGAACTGGCAGTCGTTCTACTGCGACGCCAAGAACATGGCCGCGACCGGGGAGCCCACCGCGCTGCCCACGGTCACCTCCTCGCCGATCCCGTCGCTGAACGACGTGACCGTGCACTCCTTCCCGAAGTTCGACACCGGCATCCCGGACCAGTACCGGTACCAGATCTGGAAGCAGGACTTCGAGAAGAACGGGCCGGCCAACCTGAACATGTTCTGGCTCTCGAGCGACCACACCGGCGGCCCGCCCAGCCCGGCCGCCCAGGTCGCCGACAACGACCTCGCGGTCGGCAAGATGGTCGACACCATCTCGCACAGCCCGTACTGGAAGGACTCGGCGATCTTCGTGGTCGAGGACGACTCCCAGGCCGGCCTGGACCACGTCGACGGGCACCGCGCCCCGATCCAGATCATCAGCCCCTGGGCCCAGCACGCCGCGGTCGACAACCACTACTACTCGCAGATCACGATGATCCGCACGATCGAGCAGATCCTCGGGGTCCAGCCGATGAACCAGAAGGACAGCGCGGCCACCCCGATGACCGGCGCCTTCACGAACAAGGCCGATTACACGCCGTTCAACGCGGTGCCGAACCGCACCTCGCTGACCGGGGGCCTGCCGACGCCGCCGGCCTGCGGCGCGGACACCACCGCGCCCGCACCGTCCACTGTGGTGCCGGCGGAGCAGAAGCCGGTCGCGGCGCAGTGGCAGGAGTGGACCAAGAGCCAGCGCCTGACCGGGCCGAACGCCACGGCCGACTACGCCAACCCCGCGCAGATGAACCACTTCACCTGGTACCAGACGCACGGGTGGACTCAGCCCTATCCTGGTGAGAACAAGATCTTCACGCCGGACCAGGTGCCCGGCGCCGCCATCCCGTCGGCCGACTCCGAATAA
- a CDS encoding COG4705 family protein codes for MTTHRTLEQDTRLLNKVPEVTLYFWIVKVLCTTVGESAADFLNVNLNFGLTGVSVLTGALLVVALVFQFRAKRYVPATYWLTVALVSVFGTLVTDNMTDNLGVPLETSTLVFAVLLAITFVAWYASEATLSIHSIVTRRREAFYWLAVLFTFALGTATGDLMAEVLGLGYLVTGGIVAGLIALLAIAWRFGMHPVPAFWFIYILTRPLGASIGDYLAQSPGQGGLGLGTTVTSLIFVVGILAVVTYLSVTKTDVIPADAPEPGRGGLWQTAVVLVVVLAAAVTGYSLRISALQGDSSTPVAAGAPAGVPGAPAAAGNTGRVSPLGDLSEFRTITQDTLGKLNAGDQSGATSRVDDLETGWDNAEARLKPKNGAEWTTVDGKIDTVLRRLRATSPDPNAEKAALTDLLTSVS; via the coding sequence ATGACCACGCACCGCACCCTCGAGCAGGACACCCGGCTCCTCAACAAGGTCCCGGAGGTCACCCTCTACTTCTGGATCGTCAAGGTCCTCTGCACGACGGTCGGCGAATCCGCGGCCGACTTCCTGAACGTGAACCTGAACTTCGGCCTGACCGGCGTTTCGGTTCTCACCGGCGCGCTGCTGGTGGTCGCGCTGGTCTTCCAGTTCCGGGCGAAGCGGTACGTGCCGGCCACGTACTGGCTCACGGTGGCGCTGGTCAGCGTCTTCGGCACGCTGGTGACCGACAACATGACCGACAACCTCGGCGTCCCGCTCGAAACGAGCACCCTGGTCTTCGCCGTCCTGCTCGCCATCACCTTCGTGGCCTGGTACGCGAGCGAGGCGACGCTGTCCATCCACTCCATCGTCACCCGGCGGCGGGAGGCGTTCTACTGGCTGGCGGTGCTGTTCACCTTCGCCCTCGGCACGGCGACCGGCGACCTGATGGCGGAGGTGCTCGGGCTCGGCTACCTGGTGACCGGCGGCATCGTCGCGGGACTGATCGCGCTGCTGGCGATCGCCTGGCGGTTCGGCATGCACCCGGTGCCGGCCTTCTGGTTCATCTACATCCTGACCCGCCCGCTCGGCGCGTCGATCGGCGACTACCTGGCCCAGTCCCCCGGCCAGGGCGGGCTCGGCCTCGGCACGACCGTCACGAGCCTGATCTTCGTCGTGGGCATCCTCGCGGTCGTGACCTACCTGTCGGTGACCAAGACCGACGTCATCCCGGCCGACGCGCCGGAGCCGGGCCGGGGCGGGCTCTGGCAGACCGCCGTGGTGCTCGTCGTGGTCCTGGCCGCCGCGGTGACAGGGTACTCCCTCCGGATTTCCGCGCTGCAGGGCGATTCCTCCACGCCCGTCGCCGCGGGCGCGCCGGCCGGCGTGCCCGGTGCGCCCGCGGCCGCCGGGAACACCGGGCGGGTCTCCCCGCTGGGCGACCTCTCGGAGTTCCGCACCATCACCCAGGACACGCTGGGCAAGCTGAACGCCGGGGACCAGTCCGGCGCGACCAGCCGGGTCGACGACCTCGAAACCGGCTGGGACAACGCGGAAGCCCGGTTGAAGCCGAAGAACGGGGCCGAGTGGACCACCGTCGACGGCAAGATCGACACGGTCCTGCGCCGGCTGCGGGCGACCAGCCCGGACCCGAACGCGGAGAAGGCCGCGCTCACCGATCTGCTCACCTCGGTCAGCTGA